The Thermococcus peptonophilus genomic sequence AAGCCCCTGGGTGAACTGGTTAGGGGGCCGATCCCCGAACCATACCTTAAGGTTAGGGGTAAGCTTGAGAAACACCCCGTTGTCACTGTGGGAGATGTCGTCACGGAGAACGTCCTCAAGATCGGCGTCAAGCCGATAATTGCTTTCTACGACCTCAAGACAAAGAGAAAAGAATATTCTCCCGAGATTGAGGATACCGCCGTTTTTTTGACCGTAACAAACCCTCCGGGAACTATAACGAAAGCTTTATTAGATACCGTCAGGAAGGCCTTCGGGCTGGCTGAAAGGGGGAGGAACGTCCACGTCCTGGTCAGCGGGGAGGAGGACTTGGCGGCGATCCCGGCCGTCCTGTACGCCCCACTCGGGACGCTAGTCCTGTACGGCCAGCCCGATGAAGGAGTAGTACTTATAAAGGTAACACCCGAATGCAAGCG encodes the following:
- a CDS encoding GTP-dependent dephospho-CoA kinase yields the protein MFFRLTEDLRNQLKKPLGELVRGPIPEPYLKVRGKLEKHPVVTVGDVVTENVLKIGVKPIIAFYDLKTKRKEYSPEIEDTAVFLTVTNPPGTITKALLDTVRKAFGLAERGRNVHVLVSGEEDLAAIPAVLYAPLGTLVLYGQPDEGVVLIKVTPECKRRCAKILASMEVVRDGD